AGGTATCGTTTACGACGTCGCCACGGAGCGCCGCCGAAAAGCGGTTCGAAGGACGACGAATCCCAGGCGGTGTGCCCGAGTGGCCAATGGGAGCGGACTGTAAATCCGTCGGCTTAGCCTACCCAGGTTCGAATCCTGGCGCCGCCACGTGGAGGGAAGCCCCTCCCGGACTGTGAGAGCAGTTCGGGAGGGGCTTCTTCGTGTGCGGGTTCGGTCGTGGGGACCGGCGGCCGGGCACACTGACTGCATGTCATCACGTCGCAGGAACTGCCCCGAGTGTCGTCGTGAGATCGCCGTGGTGGCGGGGCGGTTCGCGCGGCACGATCCGCCGGGGGCGAGCGGGGAACTGGTGTCGTGCCCCGGGTCGCGCAGGCCGGCCCAGATCGGGGCGGCCCAGCCCGCGCTCGACGGTTTCGTGGTCCCCGAGTTCCCCGGTCAGCTGCCCCTGTTCTGACCGGGGCCCGCACCGGTCAGTTGCCCGCCACCGACTTCACCGCCACCGACACCGGCGTGGAGCCGCTGATCAGCTCCAGGGTCAGGCCGGCGGTGGCGGGGGTGTCGAGGAGTTCGACGAGCGTCGCCGCCACGTCGTCGCGGGGGATCGGACCGCGTCCGGTGGACGCCTCCAGACGCACCAGGCCCGTGCCCGCGTCGTCGGTCAGCATGCCGGGCCGCAGGATCGTCCAGTCCAGGGCGTTCAGGCCGCGCACATACGCGTCGGCCTGGCCCTTCGCCCGCTGGTACACGTCGAAGACGTCGTCACCCTCGTGCTCCGGGTCCGCCCCCATCGACGAGACGACCAGGTGACGTCGTACGCCCGTCCGTACCGCGGCGTCCGCGAACAGGACCGCCGCCCCGCGGTCGACCGTGTCCTTGCGGGCCGTTCCACTGCCCGGACCGGCGCCCGCCGCGAACACGGCGGCGTCCGCGCCCTGCAGATGCGCGG
This genomic stretch from Streptomyces deccanensis harbors:
- a CDS encoding SDR family oxidoreductase, which produces MRIVIAGGHGQIALRLERLLAARGDEVAGIIRRAEQGDDLRAAGAEPVLCDLESASVEEVAAHLQGADAAVFAAGAGPGSGTARKDTVDRGAAVLFADAAVRTGVRRHLVVSSMGADPEHEGDDVFDVYQRAKGQADAYVRGLNALDWTILRPGMLTDDAGTGLVRLEASTGRGPIPRDDVAATLVELLDTPATAGLTLELISGSTPVSVAVKSVAGN